A portion of the Actomonas aquatica genome contains these proteins:
- a CDS encoding malate dehydrogenase, with protein MKVSIIGPGRVGATLAYTLALKGLASELVLVGRNRDRAAGEALDIEHAQLFLRAPLEVRGGDIADVAGSAVIAVCASAPTPTDMSDRNQLAAANVELMRELIPAAVAAAPDAKLLIVSNPVDVITWQVLQLTGLPPTQVFGTGTLIDSARFRDALSNQVGIHPADIRSYVLGEHGSSQFAAMSLAQSGAEPLEDTPERRELFKQTTDAGLQVFRLKGNTCYAVAAAAAEAIEAIVHDTCHTMPLSIRIDGHYGVEGVCLSLPVVVGAGGIERILLPPLNAEERAAFATSARRVREVIEAVGAANG; from the coding sequence ATGAAAGTTTCCATCATCGGCCCGGGCCGGGTCGGCGCGACGCTCGCCTACACCCTGGCCCTCAAAGGTCTCGCCTCCGAACTCGTGTTGGTGGGCCGCAACCGCGACCGCGCGGCCGGTGAAGCGCTCGATATCGAGCACGCCCAGCTCTTTTTGCGCGCGCCGCTGGAGGTGCGCGGCGGCGATATCGCCGATGTCGCGGGGTCGGCCGTGATCGCGGTGTGTGCCTCGGCGCCGACGCCGACTGATATGAGCGATCGCAACCAGCTCGCCGCCGCCAACGTGGAGCTCATGCGCGAACTCATTCCAGCCGCGGTGGCCGCTGCGCCGGACGCGAAACTGCTCATCGTGAGCAACCCGGTCGACGTCATCACCTGGCAGGTGCTGCAGCTCACCGGCCTGCCGCCGACTCAGGTGTTTGGCACGGGCACGCTCATCGACTCGGCGCGCTTTCGCGATGCCTTGTCCAACCAAGTGGGCATTCACCCGGCGGACATCCGCAGTTACGTGCTTGGTGAGCACGGTTCGTCGCAATTTGCCGCCATGAGCCTGGCGCAGTCGGGGGCGGAGCCTTTGGAAGATACGCCCGAGCGGCGCGAACTGTTCAAGCAGACGACCGACGCGGGCCTCCAGGTCTTCCGGCTCAAGGGCAACACCTGCTACGCCGTGGCTGCGGCCGCCGCCGAAGCGATCGAAGCCATCGTGCACGACACCTGCCACACCATGCCGCTGAGCATTCGCATCGACGGCCACTACGGCGTCGAGGGCGTGTGCCTGAGCCTGCCGGTTGTGGTGGGCGCGGGCGGCATCGAACGTATTCTCCTGCCGCCGCTCAATGCCGAGGAACGCGCCGCCTTCGCCACCAGCGCCCGGCGCGTGCGCGAAGTGATTGAGGCGGTGGGTGCGGCGAACGGGTAG